In Phlebotomus papatasi isolate M1 chromosome 1, Ppap_2.1, whole genome shotgun sequence, the following proteins share a genomic window:
- the LOC129798740 gene encoding uncharacterized protein LOC129798740, giving the protein MRVIIAVVAICALLLDTQAAPVAPEKPRCTKQNVGILYPDCADNTLYYLCTAEEQYVHVGCRDSFWFSFDEQRCVEQGEWTKSAICRHHPETQVAPEQGLPHQWPQPHPETGWPHQPPQQLPEHPHQPWPQPPQQWPEPPQQWPEPHPPQHPEQPWPQPPQHPDFPITWPEDEAQHLPEFPCEVPVQDCPCPPEPQCPCPPEPQCPPCNNDEGVHLPEDPCNPPQPPHFPPIEHPHEPFPPHPVPPIEEWPQPQPQPPIAEVPPDFAPPPITDHPIDNPCFCP; this is encoded by the exons ATGAGAG TTATAATTGCCGTTGTGGCGATCTGTGCCTTGCTGCTTGATACCCAAGCAGCTCCTGTTGCACCAGAGAAGCCTAGGTGTACGAAACAAAATGTCGGGATCCTTTACCCAGACTGTGCGGACAATACGCTGTACTACTTGTGCACAGCAGAGGAGCAGTATGTCCATGTAGGCTGTAGGGATTCCTTCTGGTTCAGCTTCGATGAACAGAGATGTGTGGAGCAGGGTGAGTGGACTAAGTCTGCTATTTGCAGACACCACCCTGAGACCCAGGTGGCTCCTGAACAGGGACTGCCTCATCAATGGCCTCAGCCCCACCCAGAGACCGGTTGGCCTCATCAGCCGCCTCAGCAGTTGCCGGAGCACCCTCATCAACCGTGGCCTCAACCACCCCAGCAATGGCCTGAGCCACCACAGCAGTGGCCTGAGCCCCATCCACCCCAGCATCCGGAACAGCCCTGGCCTCAGCCACCTCAACATCCAGACTTTCCCATAACCTGGCCGGAAGACGAGGCTCAGCACCTTCCTGAATTCCCTTGTGAAGTACCCGTCCAGGACTGTCCCTGCCCCCCTGAGCCCCAGTGTCCCTGCCCCCCAGAACCACAATGCCCACCATGCAATAACGACGAGGGTGTTCATCTGCCAGAAGATCCTTGCAACCCACCCCAGCCTCCACACTTCCCACCAATTGAGCATCCCCACGAGCCCTTTCCACCCCACCCTGTTCCACCCATCGAGGAGTGGCCACAGCCACAACCTCAACCACCAATTGCCGAGGTGCCACCAGATTTTGCCCCACCACCAATCACGGACCACCCTATTGACAATCCCTGCTTCTGCCCGTGA